Proteins from one Doryrhamphus excisus isolate RoL2022-K1 chromosome 19, RoL_Dexc_1.0, whole genome shotgun sequence genomic window:
- the itpkb gene encoding inositol-trisphosphate 3-kinase B → MAASALNRNSLGIMNGGNQFHTQQGSTGTSSRDGSQLPVGRPVLPVPDRGTYCQLLGRGLISSTSPKGCTGDTLAVAPRARSPSPRCPELLGVNVGQRVRRLSSSGAEERDEEEESGAAAGGGEKQEERRRQAQLLQIHKELQNVEVKGKVGLFEAHISGMRAHVLNTELQRSPRSLRRTVGGQVPPRPGHHSADLQCSVTRAHQSQVPPVFQNGKEGEDEEGESSVIKINYCEAKTLCGQNGGHSETIQTPSLDGPLLVHGPQETSDAQAAKDGEIKEDSGEKENKQTPADDGDSKEREMREGQQSGLEVLLQTEADMLEANPDTATSPGLQSSQSPPCLLDHPTPAVLPSIPAVIITDHGLESHPQTAHHGGTPGPNPSLTLQSNASVRSLRKLSSSSASSAGFSSSWEESEEDISSDTERGEQLLNPAQLTSQQKAHKSWKKIKNMVHWSPFVMSFKKKYPWIQLAGHAGSFKAGANGRILKKHCDCEQRCLSLLMRDVLCPYVPGYHGDVEKDGQKYNQMEDLLAEFDYPCVMDCKMGVRTYLEEELTKARKKPTPRPDMYQKMIEVDPEAPTPEEKEQKAVTKPRYMQWRETISSTATLGFRIEGVKKEDGTVNRDFKRTKTREQVMAAFHDFVKGNKDIVNSYVGRLKEIRDTLEISPFFKTHEVIGSSLLFVHDSKGRAKVWMIDFGKTTALPEGEELNHRTSWKEGNREDGYLIGLDSLVDIISCILDTET, encoded by the exons ATGGCAGCATCTGCCTTAAACCGTAACAGCCTTGGAATCATGAACGG TGGTAATCAGTTTCACACCCAGCAAGGTTCCACTGGTACCAGCTCCCGAGATGGCTCCCAGCTCCCGGTTGGCCGGCCGGTGCTGCCGGTTCCAGATCGGGGTACCTACTGCCAGCTGCTGGGCAGGGGTCTAATCAGCTCAACCAGCCCTAAGGGATGTACAGGCGACACCCTCGCTGTCGCCCCTCGCGCTCGATCCCCTTCGCCGCGGTGCCCAGAGCTCCTCGGCGTCAACGTGGGTCAACGAGTCAGGCGGCTGAGCTCGTCCGGAGCTGAGGAAcgggatgaggaggaagagtcGGGAGCAGCGGCAGGAGGTGGAGAGAAGCAAGAGGAGAGGAGACGCCAAGCACAACTCCTGCAGATTCACAAAGAGCTGCAGAACGTGGAG GTCAAAGGAAAAGTGGGCCTTTTCGAGGCCCACATTTCTGGGATGCGTGCCCACGTGCTTAATACCGAGCTTCAACGCAGCCCTCGCTCTCTGAGACGAACGGTGGGAGGCCAAGTCCCGCCCCGTCCTGGCCATCACAGCGCAGATCTCCAATGCTCAGTGACCCGGGCCCACCAGAGTCAAGTCCCTCCTGTTTTCCAAAATGGGAAAGAAGGGGAGGACGAGGAAGGAGAAAGTAGtgttattaaaataaactaCTGTGAAGCAAAGACATTGTGTGGTCAGAATGGTGGCCATTCAGAAACAATACAAACTCCCTCTCTAGATGGGCCGCTTCTTGTCCACGGACCCCAGGAGACCTCGGACGCGCAGGCAGCCAAAGATGGAGAGATAAAAGAGGACAGCGGGGAGaaggaaaataaacaaacaccagCAGATGACGGAGATTCAAAGGAGAGAGAAATGAGAGAAGGACAACAGTCGGGTCTTGAGGTGCTGCTCCAGACTGAGGCTGACATGCTGGAAGCTAACCCAGACACCGCTACTTCACCTGGGCTTCAAAGCAGCCAGAGCCCCCCTTGTTTGCTGGACCATCCCACTCCCGCCGTCCTTCCCTCCATCCCCGCCGTCATCATCACAGACCACGGTCTAGAAAGCCATCCTCAAACGGCGCATCACGGGGGAACCCCGGGTCCCAATCCTAGTCTCACGCTCCAATCGAACGCCTCAGTACGCTCCCTCAGGAAGCTGTCCTCCTCCTCGGCATCCTCCGCAGGGTTCTCCTCGTCTTGGGAAGAGTCGGAGGAGGATATTTCCAGCGATACGGAGAGAGGGGAGCAGCTTCTCAACCCAGCGCAACTCACTTCTCAACAGAAAGCA cacaaGTCATGGAAGAAGATCAAGAACATGGTCCACTGGTCTCCATTTGTCATGTCCTTCAAGAAGAAATATCCCTGGATCCAACTGGCAGGGCATGcag GGAGCTTCAAGGCTGGAGCCAACGGCCGCATATTAAAA AAACACTGTGACTGCGAGCAGCGCTGTCTGTCCCTGCTGATGAGGGACGTGCTTTGCCCCTATGTCCCCGGTTACCATGGGGACGTCGAGAAGGACGGCCAGAAGTACAACCAGATGGAGGACCTGCTGGCCGAGTTTGACTACCCGTGCGTGATGGACTGCAAGATGGGAGTCAG GACGTATCTAGAGGAAGAGTTGACCAAGGCCCGTAAGAAGCCCACCCCGAGACCGGACATGTACCAAAAGATGATCGAGGTGGACCCTGAGGCGCCGACGCCCGAGGAGAAGGAGCAGAAGGCCGTGACCAAGCCCCGATACATGCAGTGGAGGGAAACCATCAGTTCCACAGCCACGCTTGGCTTCAGGATAGAAGGAGTCAAG AAAGAGGACGGGACGGTGAACCGCGACTTTAAGAGGACAAAGACGCGGGAGCAAGTGATGGCAGCTTTCCATGACTTTGTCAAAGGCAACAAGGACATAGTG aacAGCTACGTAGGCAGGCTGAAGGAAATCAGGGACACCCTGGAGATCTCACCATTCTTCAAAACTCATGAG GTGATTGGCAGCTCCTTGTTGTTCGTCCACGACAGCAAGGGGAGGGCCAAAGTGTGGATGATTGACTTTGGGAAGACCACCGCTCTCCCGGAGGGAGAGGAGCTAAACCACCGTACGtcctggaaggaaggaaacagGGAGGATGGCTACCTAATCGGATTGGATAGTTTAGTGGACATCATTTCTTGCATCTTGGACACTGAAacatga